The following proteins come from a genomic window of Candidatus Leptovillus gracilis:
- a CDS encoding light-harvesting protein, producing MAQVSSNQSANDKVPERWKNLFSNDEWFVHDIVVKSSWVFLVVAIIAHILILMWKPWLG from the coding sequence ATGGCCCAAGTATCAAGTAATCAGTCCGCAAACGACAAGGTTCCCGAACGTTGGAAGAACTTATTCTCCAATGATGAGTGGTTTGTACACGACATCGTGGTGAAATCTTCCTGGGTGTTTTTGGTCGTTGCCATCATCGCCCACATTTTGATTCTTATGTGGAAACCCTGGCTCGGGTAA
- a CDS encoding photosynthetic reaction center subunit M: protein MTRSSPLFLSHVWKVRQPVVTKILTASVVGEEPELKENRPAIERAREGEVIPFSEIEKAFKKRGGTILHSIFGADPFDFWFGRFYVGAFGVLSLIGIFFGVTLYLYQAWVVERTYNLLRARIDPPPISAGLRLLSPDEPGFFWQMIVLSATIAFLGWLLRQVDISRKLEMSYEIPIAYGAVFTSWITIQWLRPIAMGAWGNGFALGITHHLDWVSNIGYQYFNFFYNPFHAIGISLLFTSTLILAMHGSAILSAANRPNVQEENVDGFWRNLLGYSIGEVGIHRLGFWVAMASVLFSNLCIFLSGTLVLNWVDFWTFWDNIPVWQKMTGMGMIVGAGIGASVVYRGQRKPPVDMEEYEYGGTGLFGTALKKPIQVDFMRRLFGVGQVGPVYLGLAGAVAVFAGSLAAFIILAEYLYQVGYNPILFAREFFVLTLSPPAMKYGLSTAPWHEGGAWLAATFLLTVSILAWWARVFFRARKAGLGTHLAQGFTAAIFFYLVAYLVRPWFIGNWAQAPGHGFKAILDWTNNVSILYGNFYYNPFHMLSIFFLLGSTLLLAMHGATIVATSRYGSHREIEEMVAEGSGTQRAQLFWRWTMGFNVNSKTIHDWCWWFAALTLITGGIGLLLSGTVIQDWFLWAQSIGIVAPIP, encoded by the coding sequence ATGACTCGATCAAGCCCTTTGTTTTTATCTCATGTATGGAAAGTGAGGCAACCCGTGGTAACAAAAATATTAACCGCATCAGTTGTCGGAGAAGAGCCTGAACTTAAAGAAAACCGACCAGCCATTGAGCGGGCCAGAGAAGGTGAAGTGATTCCTTTTTCTGAAATTGAAAAAGCCTTCAAAAAACGGGGTGGGACTATCCTGCACTCCATCTTTGGGGCGGACCCGTTTGATTTCTGGTTTGGACGTTTTTACGTAGGCGCCTTTGGTGTCTTGTCTTTAATAGGTATCTTCTTTGGCGTGACCTTATATCTGTATCAGGCGTGGGTGGTTGAGAGGACCTACAACCTGCTTCGTGCACGAATTGATCCGCCACCTATTAGCGCTGGGTTGCGTTTGTTGAGTCCTGACGAACCTGGCTTTTTCTGGCAAATGATTGTTCTGTCGGCAACCATCGCCTTTCTTGGGTGGTTGCTGCGACAAGTTGATATTTCTCGTAAGCTGGAAATGAGCTATGAAATTCCGATAGCCTATGGCGCGGTGTTCACATCTTGGATCACAATTCAGTGGCTGCGTCCAATTGCTATGGGAGCTTGGGGAAATGGATTTGCCCTCGGCATTACCCATCATCTCGATTGGGTCTCCAATATCGGCTATCAATATTTCAACTTCTTCTACAACCCCTTCCATGCGATTGGTATATCCCTTCTATTTACATCCACCCTCATTTTAGCCATGCATGGTTCCGCTATCCTTAGCGCTGCCAACCGGCCAAATGTGCAGGAAGAAAATGTAGATGGTTTCTGGCGTAATCTTCTGGGTTACAGCATCGGGGAAGTGGGTATCCATCGCCTGGGTTTCTGGGTAGCAATGGCGTCTGTTTTATTCTCCAATCTTTGCATCTTCCTGTCAGGTACGCTTGTTTTGAACTGGGTAGACTTCTGGACGTTCTGGGACAATATTCCAGTTTGGCAAAAAATGACGGGTATGGGCATGATTGTTGGGGCCGGAATTGGAGCCAGCGTGGTCTACCGTGGCCAAAGAAAGCCCCCGGTGGACATGGAAGAATATGAATATGGTGGTACTGGCCTGTTCGGTACAGCTCTGAAAAAACCCATTCAGGTTGATTTCATGCGACGCCTCTTTGGGGTTGGCCAGGTAGGCCCGGTTTACCTGGGTCTTGCTGGCGCTGTTGCTGTTTTTGCCGGATCATTGGCAGCCTTTATTATTTTGGCAGAGTACCTGTATCAGGTGGGCTACAACCCCATTCTGTTTGCGCGGGAATTCTTTGTTTTGACCTTAAGTCCTCCGGCAATGAAATATGGTCTGAGTACAGCTCCCTGGCATGAAGGGGGCGCATGGCTGGCGGCGACTTTCTTGCTAACGGTGTCCATTCTGGCCTGGTGGGCGCGGGTATTTTTCCGGGCACGGAAAGCTGGCCTGGGTACCCATTTGGCCCAAGGGTTTACGGCCGCTATTTTCTTCTATCTGGTAGCTTACCTGGTACGTCCCTGGTTCATTGGCAATTGGGCGCAGGCTCCCGGTCATGGATTTAAGGCGATTCTGGACTGGACCAACAACGTCAGCATCTTGTATGGCAACTTCTACTACAACCCATTCCACATGCTCTCAATCTTCTTCCTGCTTGGTTCAACTTTGCTTTTGGCCATGCACGGAGCCACCATCGTAGCTACCTCTCGCTATGGTTCGCATCGTGAAATCGAAGAGATGGTTGCTGAGGGGTCGGGGACGCAACGGGCGCAGCTGTTCTGGCGCTGGACGATGGGTTTCAACGTCAATTCAAAGACGATCCATGACTGGTGTTGGTGGTTTGCCGCCCTTACCTTGATTACGGGTGGGATTGGTTTACTCCTCTCTGGAACTGTCATTCAAGATTGGTTTTTATGGGCACAGAGCATTGGCATTGTTGCCCCCATACCTTAG
- a CDS encoding MerR family transcriptional regulator: MNISDSSPAFNLKVVIQETGIKPHTLRAWERRYGLPQPGRTSGGHRLYSQRDIEVVKWLMARQEEGLTISRAAELWLSLVSKGEDPLIVVSYQIEERPVYTEHAGTLHSILQEWVNSCLNFDETAAERVLAQAFAMYPVKMVCLEILQKGIAQIGDLWYENKASVQQEHFASALAMKRLHALLAATPIPNRIGRIMIAAPPHEEHAIPLLLLSLLLRHRGWRVIYLGANVPTSRLEATVDLIKPDLVVLAAQQLSTVASLLEVAQVLHKKEVRVAYGGLILNRAPSLRQRIPGYFLGENLEDAVQTISQIMTFNPPMPAPEPTPKVYERALSHYVNRYPLIEMDAWQEISTHGIPYAYVSDTNMRLSGAIIAALSLGEIKSINTEINWTHQLVRNYGISSDWQIEYFTAYCRAVDKHLNGNGLVIVECLNDVISSMVHSPVI; this comes from the coding sequence ATGAACATTTCAGATAGTTCTCCAGCTTTTAATCTTAAAGTTGTGATTCAAGAGACGGGCATTAAGCCGCACACTTTGCGCGCGTGGGAACGGCGTTATGGGCTACCGCAGCCAGGGCGCACTTCTGGTGGGCATCGCCTTTATTCGCAGCGTGATATTGAAGTGGTTAAATGGCTCATGGCTCGGCAAGAAGAAGGGTTAACAATTAGTCGAGCAGCAGAGCTTTGGTTAAGTTTAGTGAGCAAAGGGGAAGACCCGTTAATCGTGGTTAGCTATCAGATCGAAGAGAGGCCGGTATACACGGAGCACGCTGGAACTCTGCATAGCATTCTGCAGGAATGGGTTAACAGTTGTCTAAATTTTGATGAAACTGCGGCGGAAAGGGTTTTAGCACAGGCTTTTGCGATGTACCCTGTAAAAATGGTTTGCCTGGAAATTCTGCAAAAGGGTATTGCGCAGATTGGGGACCTTTGGTACGAAAACAAAGCTTCTGTGCAGCAGGAGCATTTTGCTTCGGCTTTGGCTATGAAGCGCTTGCACGCTCTTCTGGCGGCCACTCCAATCCCCAACCGAATCGGCCGTATTATGATAGCTGCACCGCCTCATGAGGAACATGCGATTCCCCTTCTTTTGCTCTCTCTGTTATTGCGGCATCGTGGCTGGCGAGTGATTTATTTGGGGGCCAATGTCCCTACTTCTCGTCTTGAGGCAACTGTGGACTTAATTAAACCAGACCTGGTTGTTTTAGCAGCCCAACAATTAAGCACGGTAGCCTCTCTGTTAGAGGTTGCTCAGGTTCTTCACAAAAAAGAGGTGCGTGTCGCTTATGGGGGGCTGATCTTGAATCGTGCACCATCTTTGCGTCAGCGCATCCCAGGGTATTTTTTGGGTGAAAACCTTGAAGATGCGGTACAAACCATCAGCCAAATTATGACGTTTAATCCGCCAATGCCAGCGCCGGAACCAACTCCGAAGGTTTACGAACGCGCTTTGTCTCATTATGTTAATCGCTACCCTTTGATTGAGATGGATGCGTGGCAAGAGATTTCGACGCATGGTATTCCCTATGCGTATGTTTCGGATACAAACATGCGCCTTTCTGGAGCGATTATTGCGGCTCTGAGTTTGGGTGAGATTAAGTCTATCAATACAGAAATAAATTGGACTCATCAACTTGTTCGTAATTATGGTATTTCCAGCGACTGGCAAATTGAATATTTTACAGCCTATTGTCGGGCAGTAGATAAGCACTTAAATGGCAATGGGTTGGTTATTGTAGAGTGTCTAAACGATGTCATTTCCAGTATGGTGCACTCTCCAGTGATATAG
- a CDS encoding photosynthetic reaction center cytochrome c subunit, which produces MTPGTPKNRQPNKTWAAVAVAAVVLIVVLFVTQSLAYFVTQTVVETAAAQELPPSVYVNYYADGSYISGESNAAIAAYIAQYPEPQNVKVLTGMNTTQIWTFMTSYVAGGMQVDCTYCHNINNFAAEGAEIGDDVVATRKATAVLHLQMVADLNQNWITQLATIADKQPSGAQIICATCHNGDPLPVSWPDGLHALPDDFRLPLNNLDSLLLAGLNNQISLDTVQSNQYAMTHIQGSLGVGCTHCHNSRYFPSWEQPAKYYALTMLEMNQHILNEYSETMNNQEPSCYLCHQNQVRPPGAVTSASSLPAVLVAP; this is translated from the coding sequence ATGACTCCTGGAACCCCAAAAAACCGCCAGCCTAATAAAACCTGGGCTGCCGTAGCGGTTGCCGCGGTGGTGCTTATTGTGGTGCTGTTTGTGACTCAATCGCTGGCTTATTTTGTAACCCAGACGGTTGTAGAAACGGCCGCTGCTCAAGAACTACCGCCCAGTGTCTATGTAAACTATTATGCCGATGGTTCGTATATTAGTGGTGAGTCCAATGCCGCTATAGCGGCCTACATTGCTCAATATCCGGAACCACAAAATGTGAAAGTTTTGACGGGGATGAATACCACCCAAATCTGGACTTTCATGACGTCTTATGTAGCTGGTGGTATGCAGGTTGACTGTACTTACTGCCACAACATCAACAATTTTGCCGCCGAAGGCGCGGAAATTGGAGATGATGTTGTGGCTACCCGGAAGGCTACGGCCGTTTTGCATCTGCAGATGGTGGCGGATCTCAATCAAAATTGGATTACCCAATTAGCTACCATTGCGGATAAACAGCCATCCGGTGCACAGATTATTTGCGCTACCTGCCACAATGGTGATCCGTTACCAGTTTCCTGGCCAGACGGTTTGCACGCGCTGCCGGACGATTTCCGCCTGCCGTTGAATAACCTGGACAGCTTGCTGCTGGCTGGCTTAAATAATCAGATATCGCTTGATACGGTGCAGTCGAATCAATACGCGATGACCCATATACAGGGCAGCCTGGGTGTTGGTTGTACACATTGCCATAATTCGCGTTACTTCCCAAGCTGGGAACAGCCAGCTAAGTATTACGCCTTGACAATGCTGGAAATGAACCAACATATCCTGAATGAATATTCAGAAACCATGAACAATCAGGAACCTTCTTGTTACTTGTGTCATCAAAATCAGGTGCGTCCACCTGGAGCGGTTACGTCTGCTTCGTCACTCCCCGCAGTTCTTGTTGCTCCATAG
- a CDS encoding light-harvesting protein: protein MQPERPERPFEFRTNVFLYILLGLAVALLIHFIVLSSPTYNWIG, encoded by the coding sequence ATGCAACCAGAACGTCCAGAACGTCCCTTTGAATTCCGTACCAACGTCTTCCTCTACATTTTGTTGGGATTGGCGGTGGCTCTTCTCATCCACTTCATCGTTTTGAGTTCTCCGACCTATAACTGGATTGGCTAG
- the chlG gene encoding chlorophyll synthase ChlG: MHTPSVTTSAAQPQLEKPPLLRRSLVLMKPITWFGPMWAFLCGAIGSGYSMWSFPDVGRIVLGMLLAGPVLCGFSQVINDYFDRDVDALNEPNRLIPSGRVSTQQIVVTVGLLLLMGLALGIYLGQAVSFCVAIGLVLAVIYSAPPARAKRNGWIGNALVAVAYEGLAWLAGHLAFAPLTYSAVLIAALYSFGAHGIMSINDYKSIAGDMASGIRSIPVQLGPKRAAWLILLTMNLAQFGVIAAFLFWGQWIIALIILAIFLVQLPVQRSFIQQPVEQHLKFSAIGVSFYVWGMMVAAIGLRGIQG; the protein is encoded by the coding sequence ATGCACACACCTTCAGTAACTACTTCGGCTGCGCAGCCTCAGTTGGAAAAACCACCACTTTTACGCCGCTCACTTGTCCTGATGAAGCCGATCACCTGGTTTGGGCCAATGTGGGCATTTCTCTGTGGTGCGATTGGCAGTGGATATTCCATGTGGTCTTTTCCAGATGTTGGTCGAATTGTGTTGGGAATGCTATTGGCCGGGCCTGTGTTGTGTGGTTTTTCTCAGGTCATTAATGATTACTTTGATCGGGATGTGGACGCGCTTAACGAGCCTAACCGCCTGATTCCATCTGGTCGCGTGTCTACGCAGCAAATTGTTGTGACGGTTGGCTTGCTTTTGTTGATGGGATTGGCGCTGGGGATTTATTTGGGTCAGGCGGTGTCGTTTTGCGTGGCGATTGGCCTGGTCTTAGCGGTTATTTACAGTGCTCCGCCAGCCCGCGCCAAACGCAATGGGTGGATTGGCAACGCGCTCGTTGCCGTTGCTTATGAAGGTTTAGCCTGGCTGGCTGGGCATCTTGCTTTTGCACCGCTTACGTATTCCGCTGTTTTGATTGCGGCTCTGTATTCTTTCGGCGCGCACGGAATTATGAGCATTAACGACTATAAGAGTATTGCGGGTGATATGGCGAGTGGCATTCGCTCTATTCCGGTGCAATTGGGTCCAAAGCGGGCCGCCTGGTTGATTTTGTTGACGATGAACCTGGCGCAATTTGGGGTGATAGCTGCATTTCTTTTCTGGGGGCAGTGGATTATAGCTTTGATTATTTTGGCTATATTTTTAGTCCAATTACCTGTTCAACGCAGTTTCATTCAGCAACCTGTTGAGCAGCACCTCAAGTTTAGTGCTATCGGCGTAAGCTTTTATGTCTGGGGTATGATGGTTGCGGCCATTGGTCTGCGCGGCATTCAGGGGTAG
- a CDS encoding HAD hydrolase-like protein, whose product MKLKALIFDVDGTIANTEHRGHLPACNEAFATLGYPIKWSWEEFKAMQPIAGNALRMRKSLQAWDPNLSDKQLDGIVDQLITLKKKFYIEKYLPDLPLRDGVVDIMRQALERGVRLAVVSMSYEAQVNALLSRHLPDIYGRLNPILGKESGPKTAPESPLYRRCLAEMGTSLAETLVIEDSEEGFEAAKRAGIPCAVMYNDYTFGKNFAGAQLVARSLAYFSLEQLEALCLSS is encoded by the coding sequence ATGAAATTAAAGGCTCTGATTTTTGATGTGGATGGCACCATTGCCAACACAGAGCATCGTGGACATTTACCAGCCTGCAATGAGGCTTTTGCCACGCTTGGTTATCCTATCAAATGGTCGTGGGAAGAATTTAAAGCCATGCAGCCTATTGCCGGTAATGCTTTAAGGATGCGCAAGTCGCTTCAGGCGTGGGACCCCAATCTATCTGACAAGCAGTTGGATGGGATTGTAGACCAGCTCATCACCCTCAAGAAGAAATTCTACATCGAAAAGTATTTGCCTGATTTGCCCTTGCGGGATGGCGTGGTAGATATTATGAGGCAGGCGCTGGAACGTGGGGTTCGGCTAGCCGTCGTTTCCATGTCTTATGAGGCGCAAGTCAATGCCCTTCTGTCCCGCCATTTACCGGATATTTACGGCCGTTTGAATCCCATTTTGGGCAAAGAAAGCGGACCCAAAACGGCGCCTGAGTCGCCTTTATACCGGCGTTGTCTGGCCGAGATGGGCACATCACTGGCAGAAACGCTAGTTATTGAGGATTCTGAAGAGGGATTTGAGGCGGCCAAACGGGCCGGAATTCCTTGCGCGGTGATGTATAACGATTATACGTTCGGCAAGAATTTTGCTGGGGCGCAGTTAGTGGCCCGTAGTCTGGCTTACTTCTCGCTGGAGCAATTGGAAGCGCTCTGTTTATCGTCATGA
- a CDS encoding PA2169 family four-helix-bundle protein, translated as MSNEQAVKTLNNLYKLCRAGERGFKTVAKNVDNRGLKVLLKTYAQQRRQFALDLKAIIEQTGGEVNEKRNIRGIIHRGRIDIVAALIIGPQNVENMVLKEALVGEKTVLAAYKHALTKQLPDKAAALIQNQLEAIQAANEQIERLCGRPDERLVVRLFDSDQDATKASLALVEAGFSENSIEAVDFQHIVDLQAGQSKSLDETMISGAVGGAIWGSLLGTASGAGLFLIVGLQPIGATTIAGTWALITLIGMLMGALFGILLGFVIGLSSSEEDFHLYGKSVLNGRKLVLLQTNRHRATEASQIMRQIELLQNSTVG; from the coding sequence ATGTCCAATGAGCAAGCAGTAAAAACGTTGAATAATTTGTACAAATTGTGCCGGGCTGGGGAACGGGGTTTTAAAACTGTTGCCAAGAATGTTGATAACCGTGGCCTCAAAGTCTTACTCAAAACATATGCCCAACAGCGCCGCCAATTTGCATTGGACTTAAAAGCCATCATCGAACAAACTGGTGGAGAAGTGAATGAAAAACGAAACATTCGCGGCATCATCCATCGCGGCCGCATTGATATCGTCGCTGCATTAATCATCGGGCCGCAAAACGTCGAGAATATGGTTTTGAAAGAAGCGCTTGTTGGCGAGAAAACCGTTCTTGCAGCATATAAACATGCTTTAACAAAACAGCTTCCCGATAAGGCAGCGGCGCTCATTCAAAATCAATTGGAGGCCATTCAGGCTGCCAATGAACAGATTGAACGGTTGTGCGGGCGGCCCGACGAACGTCTTGTGGTACGGTTGTTCGACAGCGACCAGGACGCTACCAAAGCCTCTCTGGCATTGGTGGAAGCAGGTTTTTCAGAAAATTCGATAGAAGCCGTGGACTTTCAACATATTGTTGACCTGCAGGCCGGCCAATCCAAATCGCTCGACGAAACCATGATTTCGGGCGCAGTGGGCGGGGCGATTTGGGGCAGCCTGCTCGGTACAGCCAGCGGCGCAGGCTTGTTTCTGATAGTTGGCTTGCAGCCCATTGGCGCTACGACGATTGCGGGAACCTGGGCGCTTATTACCTTGATCGGCATGCTCATGGGGGCTTTGTTTGGCATTCTCTTGGGGTTTGTCATTGGCCTCAGCAGCAGCGAGGAAGACTTTCATCTCTACGGCAAAAGTGTTTTAAATGGTCGGAAGTTGGTTTTGCTGCAAACAAATCGTCATCGGGCTACGGAGGCGTCGCAAATTATGCGGCAAATCGAATTGCTTCAAAATAGCACTGTAGGCTAA